The Obesumbacterium proteus DNA window ACAAAGTTGAATGGAGTAGATTGTTCTGGATTTATCTGGAGAACACTCAAAGACAGGTTTAATATTGATATGCAACGCGTGACAACCCGAGAACTTGTTAAAATGGGAAGAAAGATATCATCTCAAGAATTAAGCCCTGGTGATTTAGTTTTTTTTAAAATCCACCGCCAACTGCATGTGGGATTCTATGATACGGATGGATATTTTCTACATGCATCCGTAAGTAAAGGTGTAACTCGTTCTTCACTTAAAAACCCGTACTGGAAATCTGTTTTTCTCGAGGCTCGTAGAATAAAAAGTGAGTATGGCGCTAGAATTTCCTTTAATTATCCAAAAACAAACCATGGTTAAGGACCATTTTTCATCGAGTGAATGTAGTGTTTTTGTTGATATAAACATTAGACTAATTTTAATGCAGGTTTATTCATGAGTAAGCGCTTGTACTAAAATAGTATTTAACATGAAGCTCTGACCTGCCCCTAGGATTAGATACAAGGCACAGTTAGTAATGTCGGATAACACGGTGATTACCCCTCTACTCCACCGCTTCAGGGGGTAATGATATACGTTGTGCCGGTTCAAGGTGTTCGCCATACTATATGTAGTGTCGGACGAGGCAGATTCGATTAACCGTGGGGGTGTTTTCTGTCCTGCCTCGCTCCGGCCATTCGGTAAGACTACGCAGGGAGAGGATTTCCCCGATTACTGGTGTTCATCCAGTGGATTTTTGTTTCTTAACATTCTAATTTTTCATTTATTGCCTTTTACTGTCTGATACTACATTACAACTTGGATTAAAAAATCGGCTTATCTCTTATAGCAGCCTTTGTTGTCAATGCCATCAGCTTCGTTCCAAGAACTGGCGTTACTCATATAAATGCAAGTAAATATATGAAAAAATCAAGTTGATTACGATATGCCCTGTAAAAAATATGAATAATATTTCAAGTTACTAATATATCTTTTTACTCATCCTTGCCTGCCTTATTATAAACACGAGTCACGTAATGTCCCCGACCGTCTCCATGGCCTAAATCCATGGACACTAATGCCTCGGCTTCTTTCTGGCTGAATCCCTTGTCTAAATGGTATTTCATGGCATCTCTTGAATAAGCATATCGCAAACTGTGAGGAGCATATTTACCAACAAGACCGGCCACTCTGACAATATTACGGTATCGTTCAATGGCAAGGTGTATCACCGCTTTATCTATCAGTTTCCCGTTGTTATTTTTCATAAAGCGTATTGCATTATTTACGACGCTAAGCAACGTCTGGCGATCAATTATCGTCGTATCGCGAGGTCGCCCCCCTTTCGTACCGAAGACAATCCTGACTTTTTCCTGGTCACTCTGAAGAACCTTTTGCCAGGTCATTAATGACTTAACAGATTGCATCGTTTCTTCCGTACGTAAACCAAGATGTCGCGATAATTCCATGGCGATCGCAGCACCCGCATCGACTTCACGGATTTTATCAAGAGTCTCTTTATATACATCATCAGGAATAGCGACTTTGGTACCCTCTCGGCTGGTTCCTGAAATACCTAACGCCGCGTTGCTTAATTTCTCATGCTCTGGATTAGCCATAAACGTTTTACCCGCAGTGCGAAGTATCGCCCGGATTGCTGCCATTTCATTTTGCAACGTACGTTTGGAGATATCCTCTGAAAGCCGGCTTTTTATGTAAAGCGCAATATGCTGTGTTTTCAAATTCCCGGCATCGCGAATTTGAATATTCATTTTTAATAAACGGTCTGCCAAACGATCGGCTATTTTCATTCTGTCGGAAACGGTCT harbors:
- a CDS encoding C40 family peptidase is translated as MKIHINTTLAIFIFLLSACSLHAKHAKSRQHTAMKAHDFHKDESDLIPVIAALHDQMQTWVNTPYQWGGTKLNGVDCSGFIWRTLKDRFNIDMQRVTTRELVKMGRKISSQELSPGDLVFFKIHRQLHVGFYDTDGYFLHASVSKGVTRSSLKNPYWKSVFLEARRIKSEYGARISFNYPKTNHG
- a CDS encoding integrase domain-containing protein; amino-acid sequence: MAKLNKSLVTLARQAGGSFKTVSDRMKIADRLADRLLKMNIQIRDAGNLKTQHIALYIKSRLSEDISKRTLQNEMAAIRAILRTAGKTFMANPEHEKLSNAALGISGTSREGTKVAIPDDVYKETLDKIREVDAGAAIAMELSRHLGLRTEETMQSVKSLMTWQKVLQSDQEKVRIVFGTKGGRPRDTTIIDRQTLLSVVNNAIRFMKNNNGKLIDKAVIHLAIERYRNIVRVAGLVGKYAPHSLRYAYSRDAMKYHLDKGFSQKEAEALVSMDLGHGDGRGHYVTRVYNKAGKDE